Proteins encoded together in one Mycobacterium simiae window:
- a CDS encoding PE family protein, producing the protein MSFVTTHPEALAAAAGTLQGIGSALSAQNAAAAAPTTGVVPAAADEVSTLTAAHFAAHAQMYQAVSAQANAIHEAFVQTLRTSSGSYAITEAANAAAAG; encoded by the coding sequence ATGTCGTTCGTGACGACACACCCCGAGGCGTTGGCCGCAGCGGCCGGAACCCTGCAGGGCATCGGGTCCGCGCTGAGCGCTCAGAACGCGGCTGCGGCGGCTCCGACGACCGGGGTGGTGCCGGCAGCTGCCGACGAAGTCTCGACGCTCACCGCGGCGCATTTCGCCGCACACGCACAGATGTACCAGGCCGTCAGCGCCCAAGCGAACGCGATCCACGAAGCGTTCGTCCAGACCCTGCGCACCAGCTCCGGGTCGTACGCCATAACCGAAGCCGCCAACGCGGCCGCTGCCGGTTAA
- a CDS encoding PPE family protein: MSMDFGALPPEVNSARMYAGAGSTSMTTAASAWRSLAAELNSAAMGYENVVTQLASEEWLGAASAAAVQALTPYVTWMKATAVQAEHTASQLSSAAAAFESAFQSVVPPPLVAQNRALLMQALQTNVLGQNTSVIAQLEAQYGHMWAQDSSTMFSYAAQSSTATKVTPFKEAPEVTNANGQAQQGSAVSSATSTAAGNASSTTASAITQTPKALAAAATPTATDPFSEIWFLLTGQTTLPTSFANFVNGLSPFAGFAYNTEGLPYFSVGMGNFGVQIAKSTGAIGGAAASAAAAAPKGLAGLGGMLGGGAAHAAPAVAAGLGNAASVGKLSVPAVWSGAAPAISHATAVPVSAISAAPEAAGSGNLLGGMPLAGMGGAHGFGASGPRYGFKPTVMARPPFAG, translated from the coding sequence ATGTCGATGGATTTTGGGGCGTTACCTCCGGAGGTGAATTCGGCTCGCATGTATGCGGGTGCGGGGTCGACGTCGATGACGACGGCGGCGTCGGCGTGGCGTTCTCTTGCGGCGGAGTTGAATTCGGCTGCGATGGGTTATGAGAACGTGGTGACGCAGTTGGCGAGTGAGGAGTGGCTGGGTGCGGCCTCGGCTGCTGCGGTGCAGGCGTTGACTCCGTATGTGACGTGGATGAAGGCCACGGCGGTTCAGGCTGAGCACACGGCGTCGCAGTTGTCTTCTGCGGCGGCGGCGTTTGAGAGTGCGTTCCAGTCGGTGGTGCCGCCGCCGTTGGTGGCGCAGAACCGTGCGTTGTTGATGCAGGCGTTGCAGACCAACGTGTTGGGTCAAAACACCAGTGTGATTGCCCAGTTGGAAGCGCAGTACGGGCACATGTGGGCGCAGGACTCCAGCACTATGTTTAGCTATGCTGCGCAGTCGTCGACGGCGACGAAGGTGACTCCGTTCAAAGAGGCGCCCGAGGTCACCAACGCGAACGGTCAGGCTCAACAGGGCAGTGCGGTCAGCTCGGCGACGAGTACCGCCGCGGGTAATGCCAGTAGCACGACGGCGAGCGCGATCACGCAGACGCCTAAGGCGTTGGCCGCCGCGGCTACTCCGACTGCGACGGATCCGTTCAGCGAAATATGGTTTTTGCTGACCGGGCAGACGACGTTGCCGACGAGCTTCGCCAACTTCGTCAATGGTTTGAGTCCGTTTGCCGGTTTCGCTTATAACACTGAGGGTTTGCCGTACTTCAGTGTTGGTATGGGTAACTTCGGTGTGCAGATCGCCAAGAGTACCGGGGCTATTGGTGGTGCGGCTGCCAGTGCGGCGGCGGCGGCGCCTAAGGGTTTGGCTGGTTTGGGTGGCATGCTGGGCGGCGGTGCGGCTCACGCCGCTCCGGCGGTGGCCGCGGGGCTGGGTAATGCGGCCTCGGTCGGTAAGTTGTCGGTTCCGGCGGTGTGGTCTGGGGCGGCGCCGGCGATTAGTCATGCCACCGCGGTGCCGGTGAGTGCGATCAGTGCTGCCCCCGAAGCTGCCGGATCGGGGAATCTGCTCGGTGGCATGCCCTTGGCGGGCATGGGTGGTGCACATGGCTTCGGCGCGTCGGGACCACGGTACGGTTTCAAACCCACCGTCATGGCCCGCCCACCCTTCGCCGGCTAA
- a CDS encoding PPE family protein: MDYGAVPPEITSGLIYTGPGSGPLMAAAAAWDGLAAELGTAASGYSSVIAELTAGRWLGPAAASMVSAAAPFVTWLVAATAQAEQAAAQARAAAAAFETAFAMTVPPPVIAANRMLLATLIATNFFGQNTPAIAATEAEYLQMWAQDAAAMYGYAAASAAATELSPFEAPPDTTTPDATSDQALAVAQATAEPAGQSGQTAAGVASQLGSTDAVPQALQQLTTATAANPTAAATDPPWWSGWFTIPTPDNPMGLTPSFFTVVFKNLTGFPYFGTGIGSFGYSIQQQLTFGAGTTAGASGAWYPTPQFAGLAALGGGHPGGIAANLASSTKIGGLSVPSAWGSVPSGAQESAIPATTVTQVAPSGPGPTNNGILQGMPMNGMGRRGAAGFSHKYGFKHAVLARPPSAG, translated from the coding sequence ATGGACTACGGTGCCGTACCGCCAGAAATCACCTCGGGTCTGATCTATACGGGCCCGGGATCGGGCCCGCTGATGGCCGCCGCCGCTGCCTGGGACGGGCTGGCCGCGGAATTAGGCACCGCAGCCAGCGGCTACAGCTCGGTCATCGCGGAGCTGACCGCCGGCCGGTGGCTTGGGCCCGCCGCCGCGTCGATGGTGTCCGCGGCGGCACCTTTCGTGACGTGGCTGGTCGCCGCGACCGCCCAGGCCGAGCAGGCCGCCGCCCAGGCCCGCGCGGCCGCGGCCGCTTTCGAGACCGCGTTCGCGATGACGGTGCCGCCACCGGTGATTGCGGCCAACCGCATGCTGCTGGCGACCCTGATTGCGACCAATTTCTTCGGCCAGAACACGCCGGCGATCGCGGCCACCGAGGCCGAGTACCTGCAGATGTGGGCCCAGGACGCCGCAGCGATGTACGGGTATGCCGCAGCGTCGGCCGCCGCGACCGAGCTGTCGCCGTTCGAGGCGCCGCCCGACACCACCACCCCGGACGCGACGAGCGACCAGGCACTCGCGGTGGCCCAGGCCACCGCCGAGCCCGCGGGCCAGTCCGGGCAGACCGCCGCCGGGGTTGCGTCGCAGCTCGGTTCGACCGATGCGGTTCCCCAAGCGCTGCAACAGCTTACGACGGCGACAGCCGCCAATCCCACGGCCGCGGCGACCGACCCGCCGTGGTGGTCGGGCTGGTTCACCATTCCCACTCCGGACAACCCGATGGGGCTGACTCCCAGCTTCTTCACCGTCGTCTTCAAGAACTTGACCGGCTTTCCGTATTTCGGGACCGGGATAGGAAGCTTCGGCTATTCGATTCAGCAGCAGCTCACGTTCGGGGCGGGAACCACCGCCGGCGCGTCCGGTGCCTGGTATCCGACCCCGCAGTTCGCCGGGCTTGCGGCCCTGGGCGGCGGCCATCCGGGCGGAATTGCGGCGAATTTGGCGTCCTCGACCAAGATCGGTGGACTGTCGGTGCCGTCCGCGTGGGGCAGTGTCCCCAGCGGAGCGCAGGAATCGGCCATTCCGGCGACGACCGTCACCCAGGTGGCACCCTCCGGGCCTGGGCCCACCAACAACGGCATCTTGCAGGGCATGCCCATGAATGGCATGGGACGGCGCGGCGCCGCCGGCTTCAGCCACAAATACGGCTTCAAACACGCCGTGCTGGCTCGACCACCCTCGGCGGGATGA
- a CDS encoding PPE family protein: protein MMDFGALPPEVNSARMYAGAGSTSMTTAASAWRSLAAELNSAAMGYENVVTQLASEEWLGAASAAAVQALTPYVTWMKATAVQAEHTASQLSSAAAAFESAFQSVVPPPLVAQNRALLMQALQTNVLGQNTSVIAQLEAQYGHMWAQDSSTMFSYAAQSSTATKVTPFKEAPEVTNANGQAQQGSAVSSATSTAAGNASSTTASAITQTPKALAAAATPTATDPFSEIWFLLTGQTTLPTSFANFVNGLSPFAGFAYNTEGLPYFSVGMGNFGVQIAKSTGAIGGAAASAAAAAPKGLAGLGGMLGGGAAHAAPAVAAGLGNAASVGKLSVPAVWSGAAPAISHATAVPVSAISAAPEAAGSGNLLGGMPLAGMGGAHGFGASGPRYGFKPTVMARPPFAG, encoded by the coding sequence ATGATGGATTTTGGGGCGTTACCTCCGGAGGTGAATTCGGCTCGCATGTATGCGGGTGCGGGGTCGACGTCGATGACGACGGCGGCGTCGGCGTGGCGTTCTCTTGCGGCGGAGTTGAATTCGGCTGCGATGGGTTATGAGAACGTGGTGACGCAGTTGGCGAGTGAGGAGTGGCTGGGTGCGGCCTCGGCTGCTGCGGTGCAGGCGTTGACTCCGTATGTGACGTGGATGAAGGCCACGGCGGTTCAGGCTGAGCACACGGCGTCGCAGTTGTCTTCTGCGGCGGCGGCGTTTGAGAGTGCGTTCCAGTCGGTGGTGCCGCCGCCGTTGGTGGCGCAGAACCGTGCGTTGTTGATGCAGGCGTTGCAGACCAACGTGTTGGGTCAAAACACCAGTGTGATTGCCCAGTTGGAAGCGCAGTACGGGCACATGTGGGCGCAGGACTCCAGCACTATGTTTAGCTATGCTGCGCAGTCGTCGACGGCGACGAAGGTGACTCCGTTCAAAGAGGCGCCCGAGGTCACCAACGCGAACGGTCAGGCTCAACAGGGCAGTGCGGTCAGCTCGGCGACGAGTACCGCCGCGGGTAATGCCAGTAGCACGACGGCGAGCGCGATCACGCAGACGCCTAAGGCGTTGGCCGCCGCGGCTACTCCGACTGCGACGGATCCGTTCAGCGAAATATGGTTTTTGCTGACCGGGCAGACGACGTTGCCGACGAGCTTCGCCAACTTCGTCAATGGTTTGAGTCCGTTTGCCGGTTTCGCTTATAACACTGAGGGTTTGCCGTACTTCAGTGTTGGTATGGGTAACTTCGGTGTGCAGATCGCCAAGAGTACCGGGGCTATTGGTGGTGCGGCTGCCAGTGCGGCGGCGGCGGCGCCTAAGGGTTTGGCTGGTTTGGGTGGCATGCTGGGCGGCGGTGCGGCTCACGCCGCTCCGGCGGTGGCCGCGGGGCTGGGTAATGCGGCCTCGGTCGGTAAGTTGTCGGTTCCGGCGGTGTGGTCTGGGGCGGCGCCGGCGATTAGTCATGCCACCGCGGTGCCGGTGAGTGCGATCAGTGCTGCCCCCGAAGCTGCCGGATCGGGGAATCTGCTCGGTGGCATGCCCTTGGCGGGCATGGGTGGTGCACATGGCTTCGGCGCGTCGGGACCACGGTACGGTTTCAAACCCACCGTCATGGCCCGCCCACCCTTCGCCGGCTAA
- a CDS encoding PE family protein, translating into MSFVTTRPEALAAAAGTLQGIGSALTAQNAAAAGPTTGVVPAAADGVSTMVAAQFAAHAHMYQTISAQADSIHQLFVQTLRTSSDSYALTEAANAAAAG; encoded by the coding sequence ATGTCGTTTGTGACAACGCGGCCAGAAGCGTTGGCGGCGGCGGCGGGTACGTTGCAAGGGATCGGTTCGGCGTTGACCGCCCAGAATGCCGCGGCCGCGGGGCCGACGACGGGCGTGGTGCCGGCCGCGGCCGACGGCGTCTCCACGATGGTTGCCGCGCAATTTGCCGCGCACGCGCATATGTATCAGACCATCAGCGCCCAGGCGGACTCGATTCACCAACTATTCGTCCAGACCCTGCGCACCAGTTCGGATTCGTACGCGCTCACGGAAGCGGCCAACGCGGCCGCGGCGGGCTAA